The DNA segment CAGGGAAACAGGTACTCACTACTGGAGAATCTTGAAAATGTGATCAAGAATTTAATCATTCACTTTTCTTGTGAACTCCTATTTGTTTTCCATTTTTTCAGAATACGAGTTCAATAGAAAACCAGGTTAAACACCTGGTGTATCTCATAGAGAACGCCATCCTTAATCTTCCAGAAGATCAAGAACAGATGGCATGGTTGATAGATTTCACAGGATGGTCTTTAAGCACCAGTGTCCCCATCAAATGCGCTCGAGAAACTGCCTCTATACTACAAAATCATTACCCCGAAAGGCTAGCCATAGCATTTCTGTACAGCCCCCCACGCGTATTTGAAGCTTTCTGGAAGGTTTGTTTCTATAAAATTCTGGATGTCTCACATATGATTTTCAGTGTTAAGAACTTAAgatctgtatatatatatatctggaTTCCAGGTCGTGAAGTACTTTTTGGACCCCAAAACATTTCAAAAGGTGAAATTTGTTTACATGAAGAACAAAGATAGTGTTGAACTCATGCGCTCATATTTCGACTTAGACAATCTCCCTACTGAGTTTGGAGGCAAAGCCACACTACACTATGATCATGAGGAGTTCTCTATGCAGATGGCACGAGACGACGTTAAAGCTGCCAAGTTTTGGGGATTTGATAAGCACCAGTTTAATGGAGCTGAAGTGGCTCCGGAGCCTGAATGCCTCGTTCCACCAGTTAGTTGAAGTTTCTCTAGCTAAGGTGCAAAAAATCAAGCGGTTTCAAATATCATCTAATTTGTCTTCAAAATTGTTAAACTTGACTTTAGCTCAAATGTACTCGTACTTGGAGCTGAATCGCCTTAAGCCTATTCTGTTAGATATTTCTTGAATTGTCAACTAAATTTAGTATTTTTTGCACCAAAGTCTCatgttaaatatttaaataggcGTCTAAACTTTTGACATTTTATAAAATTGCATGATTACCCGCTAACACGATTTTGTGAACCGTGCTCGTGTTGCAGTTAAGAGTTTAGACATTTTATAAAATTGCATGATTACCCGCTAACACGATTTTGTGAACCGTGCTCGTGTTGCAGTTAAGCAACCAACGTGAAACCCAACATTGTTTTGAGATTTTCCATACTTAAAACCGTGTAATCTTTTTCAAAGAGCGCGATTGATATCTCTAAAAATGAGAGAGCTGAAATGAGaggacaaaaaaaaaagaagaagagaaaatGTACCTTGTACAAAGGTGACATCTATTTATGAATATTTATGAATGTTTGACGGACTTGGATTCTTGTATCTTGGATTCaagtaaataattaataaaattgggTCTCTAACCCATTAGATTTTAAGTTTAGttcgatttgatttgatttggaaTATCAATTTAAAAccttgattttttaaaaacatattattttgattgtgattaaatataattaaaattttctaaactgactaatataaataaataattatcaatacatacacaaaataaaacatttaattttgaaatatctCAATAATGTTATCATTGTTTAACAATATGTAAGATCGGGTCTTTTTTGCTGCTTCATATTGAGAATACGAGCAATATGcaaaaattataatatgttgTATATATTTCAAATGAACGGCGTGTATGAATAAATTCATAAACTTGAAGATTCTTGACTATTTATCGCAAACGATGAAACGAGAATAGAATAATCCTAAAAACAAATTAGAATAAGTTTGAAATAAATCTTTTCACATTTACGactacaaattcaattaacagaAATCAttgatttaaataataaaatttctttattttccaATATTTTGACTATTGTCAAactcatttaaatatataatacataCGTACGGTCATTACTTGCCCTTGGA comes from the Henckelia pumila isolate YLH828 chromosome 1, ASM3356847v2, whole genome shotgun sequence genome and includes:
- the LOC140875572 gene encoding uncharacterized protein, coding for MFRRKSNSPQDEESVELQHARQINELKASLGPLSGRSLQYCTKACLKRYLEARNWNVDKSKKMLEETLRWRSSYKPEEIRWHEVATEGETGKVFRANFHDRHGRTVLILRPGKQNTSSIENQVKHLVYLIENAILNLPEDQEQMAWLIDFTGWSLSTSVPIKCARETASILQNHYPERLAIAFLYSPPRVFEAFWKVVKYFLDPKTFQKVKFVYMKNKDSVELMRSYFDLDNLPTEFGGKATLHYDHEEFSMQMARDDVKAAKFWGFDKHQFNGAEVAPEPECLVPPVS